Within the Vagococcus carniphilus genome, the region TAATAATAATGGGTGTATCTTGAAGTAAGATTCTAGCTAATGCTATTCTTTGTTGCTCTCCTCCCGAGAATCGTTTTCCACCTTCTTCAACAACAGTGTCCAATCCAAGAGGTAATTTCTCAATAACAGGTGCTAATCCTGCTTGATGAGCTGCTTCTTCAATATCTTCTTCTGTTGCTTTTAAATTTCCTAAACGAATATTATTTCGCATCGTTGTATTAAATATATGAGGACTTTGATTAAGAACACCCATTACTTCAGATTGTTCCTCACCTAACTCACTTGATTCAATGCCACCAATTGTAATTGAACCTGATTCTGGTAATAAATCACCTCTTAAAAGCTTAGATAAGGTTGTCTTTCCTACACCACTTTTACCTAAAACTGCTACTACTTCTCCTTCTGAAACGGTTAAATTAAAATTTTGTAATAGCTGTTTTGACTGTTCATTATATCTAAAATCAACTTCTTTAAAAATAATTTCAGAGCCTTTTATTATCTCTTCTTCCTCATCATCTACCTTGCTAACTGGAGGGGTGGTATCTGGCAGTTGAGATAATCGCTGGACTGTATCTTCATACAAAGGTAATTCCTTAACCGAATCACTGATTGGAGCAAACGCATCAATTAATGGGAAGAATGCCAGAACAAAAGCTGCTATCCAGTTTAAATAAATAACTTCTCCAGTTTTACCAAAATAATTACCTGCCCAAACAAACATAATAATAACAATCAAACCAAAAATAACTTGTTTACCCAAACTTTCAAAACGGGAGTAACGATTCATCTCTTTGTCTTCATCTCGAACAAGACTTTCTGATTCATTGTACCCATTTAAAAACTCTTGATATCTGCCACTATATTGCCAATCTCCAACACCTAAAACAGCATCCGTTAATTGATTATACAAGACATGTCGTTTTGCTTTCTGACGATAAACACGAGCATTATTAACTAAAACAGCTGTTAAAGGTAGTAAGAAAATAATGACACCTAATAATAAAGCAATTAAAAGAGCTAGTGGTACTGAAAATACACCTAAAACAATTACAATCACACTGTATAAAATTAACGCCACAATAGCTGGAAAAATAGTTCTCAAATAGAGGTTTTGAATATGCTCTACATCTTCTGCTAAAATTCCTAAAATATTACCTGTTTGGTATTCTGATTTTGACTTAACCGCTCTAGTTTCCATCGCTTGATATAATTTCAAACGAATGTCTGAAGTCATTTTTAAAACCCAATTATGACTTCCTAAACGCTCTACATAACGTAATGTAGGTCTAGCAATCCCAAAAGCGCGAGTCAAAACAATTGGAACATAAACCATTAAGATATTTTCTGGTCTAGCTGCTGACTTACTAATCAAGTATCCTGACGTAAACATCAAAGCTGATGCTGCAAAGAAAGTTAAAAAACCTAAAAATAAAACTAAGGCTAGTAACCATTTATATTTCTTAAAAAATGGTCTTACCCAGTTATCTTCTTTTGAAAGTAATAAATAATTCTTTTTCATATTACTCCCCTTTCAGTTGCTCAACAAATTCATGATAAGCACCTTTTTTCTGACGTAATTCTGTATAAGTTCCTTGCTCAACAATTTGGCCATCTTTCATCACCAAGATATAATCCATCTCTTTCATCCAATGAAGTCGATGTGTGGCAAAAAAGACTAAATGATTCTCAAATAATGGTAACATGGTACTTTTTAATTCTGCTTCTGTTTCCACATCCAAGTGGGCAGTTGGTTCATCAAATAAAAGAATTTGGCGATTATTATCTAAAAAAGCACGGGCAATAGCAACACGTTGTAATTGTCCACCACTTAACGCATGAGCTCCCTCACCGATAATCGTCTCTAATCCTTCTGGTAAGTCTTTAACAACCTCTAACAGTCCAGCTCGCTCTACTGCAATCAATATGTCTCTTTCACTAGCCTGTGGTTGATAAAAACGAATATTATCCTTTAAAGACGCATGAAAAATATATGGGTCTTGAGGAACATATAATAATTGATCTTGCCAACTCTTTAATCTTAAATGATTAGTTAATTGACTATTTACTCGAATACTTGGTTCTTCTGCTTCTAAAAAACCACCTAGTAGTTTAATTAAAGTTGATTTACCTGAACCAGACAGTCCCACTACGCCAATTTTTCCGTATCCTTTCCAAGAAAAATTGATATCTTCTAATGTCTTTTCCGTCGCTTCTTCATCATACTTCAATGTTAATCCTGTTAAAGTTAAAGAATCAGCTTCAGACCATGCGTCTAAAGATAAGTTTTCTTGTTCTTCAAACTCTTTTTTATCTAATATATTAAAGATTGACTTCAGTGTGTTTCCACCATCTAGAGTCGCATGATAGTCACTTGAAAAATCTCTTAAAGGTAAAAAGAAATCCGGTGCTAAAATCAATGTGGTTAATGCAGGAAATAACATCATCTCTCCATTCATTAATTTAAACCCTAAAAAGACAGCTACAATCGCCACTGATAACGTGGTGAAAAAATCCAAAGCAAATGTTGAGAGTATCGCAATTTTTAACGTACTCATTGTTGCTTTTCGATAATCCTCACTGATGCCATATACATTTTTTTCGTATTTTTTACTTAACCCTAAAAAATTAAGGGTTTCAAGTCCTCTTAATGAATCTAAAAAGTGATTACTTAATAATTGATAGCCTTCGTACTGACGGTCAGCTTTGGCTCTAGCGGCATATCCTAAAATAATCATAAATAAAATAATTATTGGAAAAACGAGTAATAAAATAATTCCGGATCTAATGTCTTGAGTAAAAACAAAAATCAATATTACCCATGGAATCACCATCATATTGGTAATTTTAGGTAAGATTAAAGTTAAATAATTTTCAATTTGAGCAATTCCTTCGATTGCCATTGTTACCATATTGCCTGTTCCTTCTTTTTGAACAAAGTTTGGTCCTAGGCGAAATACTTTATCTAATAACTGTTGTCTAACAACCTTCGATTGCTCGTAAGCATAACTATCTAAATAACGGTCTCTTAAGAAATTGAGAACTTGTCTCAATAAGAAACAAATAAAAAAGATGCCCATCTCTGTTGTTTGAGAGGCAACACTACTACCATTCCATAGAGCGCTAATTGCTTTTGATAAAAAATAGGCTTGTCCAATAATCAATAAGGCTTGCAGAACACCAAGTCCTGCAAGCCCTATTAAGACTGGCCTAGTTTTATCGATGCGAAATAAATTCTTATCAATCAAATTAGGAGTCTCCTTATCTATTAATATCTATCAAGTACATCTACAGATACACGTTTTGAGAATTTTTTATAACTCCAAGCTGTGTAAAGTAAAACAATTGGTAGCAAGATAAGCGTTACAATTGTCATTACTTTTAAAGTGTAAGGTGTACTTGAAGCATTTTCAATTAACAAGTGGAATTCTGCATCTTTTGCTACCATCACTCGTGGGAATAATCCGTTGAAAAGGAAGGCAACAACTCCTGCAAATACTAAACCTGTTGAAATAAATGAAAATCCTTCTTTATCTTTATAGCTACCATAAGCAGCCATTGCTGCAAAGACAACAATTAAGACCAAGATGATTAATGATGACATCATTCTTTCTTTGAAGAAATCTGTATCAATAAATGAAAGAATAGCAAATGCTACTAAACCTGCAAACAATACTGGGTAAAGTTTTTTAGCTTGTGCATTAGCACGTTCTCTAATTTTTCCATCTGTTTTAAGACGTAAGTAGTTTAAGCCATGTAAATAAGAAATCAATGTCACAGCCACACCACCAACGATAGAATATAAGTTAACATAATCAGTAAAACTTGCATTCATTACGTTTTTAGACGCATCAAGTGGCATACCACGAACTAAGTCAACAAACATCATACCTAAGAAGAAAGTTGCTAGGACACTTCCTAAGAACATAGTCCATTCCCAAACATTTCTTTCTCTTGAATTTTCTGCACTTGATCTAAATTTGAAAGATACCCCGCGGATAATCAATCCAACTAAAACAAGTAATAAAAAGTTGTAAAAGCCACTAAATAATGACGCGTACCATTCAGGGAATGAAGCAAACATAGCTCCACCTGCTGTAATTAACCATACTTGGTTTGTTTCCCAGACAGGTTCGATTGTATGAATCACTTGGTCACGTTCACGTTTATTCTTAGCTAATAGCTTCACTGACATACCAACACCAAAGTCAAATCCTTCTAAGAAAAAGAATCCAGTAAATAATACTGCACTTAAAAGGAACCATAATAATTGTAAGTTACTCATATTAGAAGGCCTCCTTTGAAAATGGGTCTATTGCTTCTTTTTTAGCTTCAGATGGGCTAACATAATAAGGTCCTTTTTTAAGAGAACGTTTTGCATACATAATCATTACTCCACCTAAGAATAAGAATAATAAGAAGTACACAATGTTACTAAAGATTAATGAACCTTTTGTCACACTTGGAGACACACTGTCTGCAATCGTGAATAAACCATAAACAGTCCAAGGCGCACGTCCCATCTCAGTAATAATCCAACCAGTTGAATTAGAAATAAATGGGAAGAAAATACCTGCTGTAAATAGCATCAATAACCATTTCATTTTTTCTAAACGGTCATTCTTAAGTAAGAATAAACCAACAACTGCCATTAAAGCCATCAATGTTCCAAAGCCTGCCATGAAACGGAAATTCCAAAACATTGTTTTAACTGGTAAGTAGTAATTCATCTCTTCACCGAATTTTTCATCATATTCTTTATGAAGATCTGCATTAACTGCGTCCATTCCTTTGTAACTTTCTTTACCACCTAAAATACTTAACATAGAAGGAATTGCAATTTCCCAATCTGTTTTTTGATTTTTAGTATCGATACCTGCAATAATGTTCCAAGGAGCACTATCACCTTTTGTATCTTCATAAATACCTTCCATTGCTGCAAATTTCATTGGATGATCATCAGCCATGATTGTCATTTGTCTATGACCTGCTCCAATTGTTAAAACAGAACCAACTAATCCTAAAATCAAACCAAATTTAATTGATTTTTTAAAGAATGCTGTGTCTTGTTTTTTCATTAACTTCCAAGCTGAACAACCTGCAATAACAAAACCTGCTGTTACAACTGCTCCAAAGATAACGTGTGGAAACTCTAACCATAATTGATGATTTTTAAGTAATCCTGTAAAACTTGTTAATTCTGCTCGGTTTGTTGCTTCATTAATTTGATACGCAACTGGGTTTTGCATGAATGAGTTAGCAGCTAAAATCCATAAAGCTGACAATGTTGTTCCTAAAGAAACTAACCAAATAAATAATAAGTGCAACTTCTCGCTAAACTTATCCCAACCAAAAATCCATAAACCGATAAATGTTGATTCCAAGAAGAATGCTAGTAAAGCTTCTACCGCAAGAGGTGCTCCGAAGATATCCCCCATAAAACGAGAATATTCAGACCAGTTCATACCAAACTGGAACTCTTGGATAATCCCTGTTACTACACCTACCGCAAATCCTAATAGGAAAATATTTCCCCAGAATTTTGCCATGTCTTTATACATTTTATCTTTTTTCACAACATATAATGTTTCTAAAATTGCTACTGCAAATGCCATACCGATAGTCATTGGCACAAAGAAAAAGTGAAAGACTGTAGTCATTCCAAACTGGAATCTTGCCAAAGTTAATAAATCCATGTTATTTTTCCTCCTTATTTATTTTCATTAAATCATTCTTATTATACCCCATATAAAATAGACATTCAAAGAATATTTTGAATGTCTATTAAATGATAATCCTTACATTTTAGAAATATTTTTTTATCTCATTGTTACAAATTCCTCTGCACCAGTTGGATGAATTGCTACTGTATTATCAAAATCTTCTTTCGTTGCCCCCATCTTAATAGCAACTGCAAAGCCTTGAAGCATTTCATCAATACCTAGACCAATTCCATGAAGACCAACAATTTTTTCGTTCTCTCCTACACAAACTAGTTTCATATGGCATTTTTCCTTGAAGTCAGTTATAGCATATTGCATAGGAGTGAAACTAGATGTATATATCTTGATTGTTTCACCGCTATATTTCACACGAGCTTCTTTTTCTGTCAAACCAACTGTCCCTATTGTTGGATGAGAAAAGACAACTGTTGGGATTGTTTCATAATCTAAACGTGCATTAGTTTTTCCATTAAATAACCTCTCTGATAGACGACGACCTGCAGCAATGGCAACAGGCGTTAAATTAACTTTATCTATCACATCTCCCACAGCATAAATACCTTCTTGAGTCGTATTTTGATACGCATCAACTTGAATAGCACCTTGTTCATTAACAGTCACATTTGTATGTTCAAGACCGATATGATCTAGATTGGGTTTACGACCAATCGCCCAAATAATTTCTCCTACCAAAAGAGACTGACCGTTTTCAAAAACTAAACGATACCCTTCTTCTTCCTTTTGGACTTCTTTTGGAACTGAATGAGCATGTAGATGGATTCCTTGTTGGTTATAGCTTTCAGTTAAGCCTGAAATAACTAACTCATCAAACTCACGTAAAACTGTTTCTTTACGGTAAGCTAAATGAGTCTCTACTCCTAAACCATTTAATACACCTGCTATTTCAACCGCAATATATCCTGCTCCAACTACTGCAACTGATTTTGGTAATTCAGTTATTTCAAAGAACCCATTAGAGTCAATACCGTATTCAGAACCAGGGATATTTGGTCTCACAATTTTTCCACCTGTTGCAATTAACACATGAGGTGCATGATATTTCTCACCATTCACTTCTACTGTTTGTTTAGCAACAAATTTAGCATAACCATTCACTACTGTCACACCATTATTAGCTAAGCCTTTCATATACAACCCATGAAGACGTTCGATATAGGCTTGTCTGTTACTCACTAGATGAGAAAAATCAAAATCTTCAATGGTTACATTAAATCCGTAATCTTTTGCTTGTTTTAACATCATGCTATTCATTTCAGACGCTGACCACATGACTTTTTTAGGGACACAACCAACGTTAACACATGTCCCACCGATATGATTTCCCTCAATTAATAACACTTTTGCTCCACGCATACCCGCACGATTTGCTGAAGCAATACCGCCACTACCGCCACCAATTACAATATAATCAAATGTTTCCATCGCTTTATCACCCTTACTTTCGTTTTCTAATCATGTCTCCTGGTTTTACTGGATGCTCAACTGGCATTTTTACAATCATCATCGCATTTGGCGCTTTTTCAATTGGTTCATCCAATTCATTCCACATTTCTTTAATCGTTTGATGAGAATGAGTAAATCCAGGACCATAAAATTCAATTTCATCATTCACTCTAAAGTGATTTCTTTGTCTAATCGTTGCTATTTTAGTTGTTTCATCATATGACAGAACTTCACCAATAAATTTAAAGACAGGAATCTTACGGCGTTTACCAAATAATTGTTCCTCATCTGTTGGTGTTTGATAA harbors:
- the cydC gene encoding thiol reductant ABC exporter subunit CydC, whose translation is MKKNYLLLSKEDNWVRPFFKKYKWLLALVLFLGFLTFFAASALMFTSGYLISKSAARPENILMVYVPIVLTRAFGIARPTLRYVERLGSHNWVLKMTSDIRLKLYQAMETRAVKSKSEYQTGNILGILAEDVEHIQNLYLRTIFPAIVALILYSVIVIVLGVFSVPLALLIALLLGVIIFLLPLTAVLVNNARVYRQKAKRHVLYNQLTDAVLGVGDWQYSGRYQEFLNGYNESESLVRDEDKEMNRYSRFESLGKQVIFGLIVIIMFVWAGNYFGKTGEVIYLNWIAAFVLAFFPLIDAFAPISDSVKELPLYEDTVQRLSQLPDTTPPVSKVDDEEEEIIKGSEIIFKEVDFRYNEQSKQLLQNFNLTVSEGEVVAVLGKSGVGKTTLSKLLRGDLLPESGSITIGGIESSELGEEQSEVMGVLNQSPHIFNTTMRNNIRLGNLKATEEDIEEAAHQAGLAPVIEKLPLGLDTVVEEGGKRFSGGEQQRIALARILLQDTPIIIIDEPTIGLDPMTEKQLLETVFEVLKGKTVLWITHHLVGTHYANRIIFLEDGQISMDGSPKTLLEENTKFKELYQLDLYE
- the cydD gene encoding thiol reductant ABC exporter subunit CydD, encoding MIDKNLFRIDKTRPVLIGLAGLGVLQALLIIGQAYFLSKAISALWNGSSVASQTTEMGIFFICFLLRQVLNFLRDRYLDSYAYEQSKVVRQQLLDKVFRLGPNFVQKEGTGNMVTMAIEGIAQIENYLTLILPKITNMMVIPWVILIFVFTQDIRSGIILLLVFPIIILFMIILGYAARAKADRQYEGYQLLSNHFLDSLRGLETLNFLGLSKKYEKNVYGISEDYRKATMSTLKIAILSTFALDFFTTLSVAIVAVFLGFKLMNGEMMLFPALTTLILAPDFFLPLRDFSSDYHATLDGGNTLKSIFNILDKKEFEEQENLSLDAWSEADSLTLTGLTLKYDEEATEKTLEDINFSWKGYGKIGVVGLSGSGKSTLIKLLGGFLEAEEPSIRVNSQLTNHLRLKSWQDQLLYVPQDPYIFHASLKDNIRFYQPQASERDILIAVERAGLLEVVKDLPEGLETIIGEGAHALSGGQLQRVAIARAFLDNNRQILLFDEPTAHLDVETEAELKSTMLPLFENHLVFFATHRLHWMKEMDYILVMKDGQIVEQGTYTELRQKKGAYHEFVEQLKGE
- the cydB gene encoding cytochrome d ubiquinol oxidase subunit II, whose protein sequence is MSNLQLLWFLLSAVLFTGFFFLEGFDFGVGMSVKLLAKNKRERDQVIHTIEPVWETNQVWLITAGGAMFASFPEWYASLFSGFYNFLLLVLVGLIIRGVSFKFRSSAENSRERNVWEWTMFLGSVLATFFLGMMFVDLVRGMPLDASKNVMNASFTDYVNLYSIVGGVAVTLISYLHGLNYLRLKTDGKIRERANAQAKKLYPVLFAGLVAFAILSFIDTDFFKERMMSSLIILVLIVVFAAMAAYGSYKDKEGFSFISTGLVFAGVVAFLFNGLFPRVMVAKDAEFHLLIENASSTPYTLKVMTIVTLILLPIVLLYTAWSYKKFSKRVSVDVLDRY
- a CDS encoding cytochrome ubiquinol oxidase subunit I is translated as MDLLTLARFQFGMTTVFHFFFVPMTIGMAFAVAILETLYVVKKDKMYKDMAKFWGNIFLLGFAVGVVTGIIQEFQFGMNWSEYSRFMGDIFGAPLAVEALLAFFLESTFIGLWIFGWDKFSEKLHLLFIWLVSLGTTLSALWILAANSFMQNPVAYQINEATNRAELTSFTGLLKNHQLWLEFPHVIFGAVVTAGFVIAGCSAWKLMKKQDTAFFKKSIKFGLILGLVGSVLTIGAGHRQMTIMADDHPMKFAAMEGIYEDTKGDSAPWNIIAGIDTKNQKTDWEIAIPSMLSILGGKESYKGMDAVNADLHKEYDEKFGEEMNYYLPVKTMFWNFRFMAGFGTLMALMAVVGLFLLKNDRLEKMKWLLMLFTAGIFFPFISNSTGWIITEMGRAPWTVYGLFTIADSVSPSVTKGSLIFSNIVYFLLFLFLGGVMIMYAKRSLKKGPYYVSPSEAKKEAIDPFSKEAF
- the gor gene encoding glutathione-disulfide reductase; protein product: METFDYIVIGGGSGGIASANRAGMRGAKVLLIEGNHIGGTCVNVGCVPKKVMWSASEMNSMMLKQAKDYGFNVTIEDFDFSHLVSNRQAYIERLHGLYMKGLANNGVTVVNGYAKFVAKQTVEVNGEKYHAPHVLIATGGKIVRPNIPGSEYGIDSNGFFEITELPKSVAVVGAGYIAVEIAGVLNGLGVETHLAYRKETVLREFDELVISGLTESYNQQGIHLHAHSVPKEVQKEEEGYRLVFENGQSLLVGEIIWAIGRKPNLDHIGLEHTNVTVNEQGAIQVDAYQNTTQEGIYAVGDVIDKVNLTPVAIAAGRRLSERLFNGKTNARLDYETIPTVVFSHPTIGTVGLTEKEARVKYSGETIKIYTSSFTPMQYAITDFKEKCHMKLVCVGENEKIVGLHGIGLGIDEMLQGFAVAIKMGATKEDFDNTVAIHPTGAEEFVTMR